Proteins encoded by one window of Tubulanus polymorphus chromosome 7, tnTubPoly1.2, whole genome shotgun sequence:
- the LOC141907960 gene encoding protein kinase C iota type-like, with translation MPSQQDSSNMSAAENVDNMIRLKAVYGGDILVSHLDADLRYEELQGEMRDICKFTEDQVFTMKWLDEEGDPCTISTQAELDEALRLYDVNKDSEITIHVFDNIPPVPGQSCIGEDRNMYRRGARRWRKLYRVNGHLFQVKRFSKRAFCSFCQDRIWGLGRQGMKCVNCKLLVHKRCHKLVRFTCGTPIPELTSNQSTSSLPERRNNNVENGNEQQSQRRDMRTDNYPSPDSGQEVSKIEASSVDSNHLGLRDFELLRVIGRGSYAKVLQVELKKTKRIYAMKVIKKELVNDDDEDIDWVQTEKHVFETASNHPFLVGLHSCFQTSSRLFFVIEFVNGGDLMFHMQRQRRLPEEHARFYSAEICLALSFLHERGIVYRDLKLDNVLMDSEGHIKLTDYGMCKEGLRPGDLTNTFCGTPNYIAPEILRGEEYSFSVDWWALGILMFEMLAGRSPFDFVGGDGNPDHNTEDYLFQIILEKTIRIPRSLSVKAASILKGFLNKNPVERLGCHPQTGFTDIQSHPFFRTIDWELLINKQITPPYRPTVRNDRDLEHFDTQFTNEPVQLTPVDPKIIGKIDQSEFEGFEYINPLLMSIEDCV, from the exons ATGCCATCGCAGCAAGATAGCAGTAATATGTCAGCTGCGGAAAACGTTGATAACATGATTCGTTTGAAAGCTGTATACGGAGG GGATATTCTCGTCAGTCATTTGGATGCCGATCTCCGATATGAAGAATTACAAGGTGAAATGAGAGACATTTGTAAATTTACCGAAGATCAAGTGTTCACGATGAAATGGCTCGACGAAGAAG GTGACCCTTGTACAATTTCCACTCAAGCCGAATTAGACGAAGCCTTACGTTTATATGACGTCAACAAAGATTCAGAAATAACTATTCACG TGTTCGATAATATTCCGCCTGTTCCGGGTCAGTCGTGTATCGGCGAGGATCGTAATATGTATCGACGCGGAGCCAGAAGATGGCGCAAGCTGTACCGCGTGAACGGACATCTTTTCCAAGTGAAACGATTCAGTAAG CGCGCTTTCTGTTCATTCTGTCAAGACCGAATCTGGGGCCTCGGACGACAAGGAATGAAATGCGTCAACTGCAAGCTATTGGTGCATAAACGCTGTCACAAATTAGTGCGTTTTACTTGCGGAACACCGATACCT GAATTAACAAGCAATCAGTCTACGTCTTCGTTACCCGAGCGAAGAAATAACAACGTCGAAAATGGTAACGAACAACAATCGCAACGACGAG ACATGAGAACCGACAATTACCCATCACCCGACAGTGGTCAAGAG GTTTCCAAGATCGAG GCGTCGTCGGTCGATAGCAACCATTTGGGACTGAGAGACTTCGAACTACTGCGAGTGATCGGACGCGGGAGCTACGCGAAAGTGTTACAAGTCGAGCTGAAGAAAACGAAACGAATCTACGCGATGAAAGTGATCAAGAAAGAATTAGTCAACGACGACGATGAG gatattGACTGGGTCCAAACTGAGAAGCACGTATTTGAGACGGCCTCTAATCATCCGTTCTTGGTCGGGCTGCATTCGTGTTTTCAAACATCGAGCAG GTTGTTTTTTGTGATCGAATTCGTCAATGGAGGCGACTTAATGTTTCACATGCAGAGACAACGACGTCTGCCCGAAGAACACGCTCGTTTCTATTCGGCAGAGATCTGTTTAGCTCTCAGTTTCCTACACGAACGAG GTATCGTTTATCGAGATCTGAAATTGGACAATGTGTTAATGGACTCTGAAGGTCATATAAAACTGACCGATTATGGAATGTGCAAG GAAGGTCTACGTCCTGGTGATCTGACCAACACATTTTGCGGAACCCCTAATTACATCGCGCCTGAGATACTACGCGGTGAAGAATACA GTTTCAGTGTTGACTGGTGGGCTCTCGGTATACTCATGTTTGAAATGTTAGCCGGAAGGTCGCCGTTCGACTTCGTCGGGGGCGACGGAAATCCTGATCACAATACCGAGGACTACCTCTTCCAAA ttATCCTCGAAAAAACGATCCGAATTCCACGTTCGTTATCCGTAAAAGCGGCCAGCATTCTCAAGGGATTTTTGAATAAG aatcCCGTCGAGCGGCTCGGATGTCATCCGCAAACCGGTTTTACCGATATTCAGTCGCATCCGTTCTTCCGAACGATCGACTGGGAATTGCTCATCAACAAACAGATAACTCCTCCGTACCGACCGACCGTACGCAACGACCGAGATCTCGAACATTTCGATACGCAATTCACTAACGAACCGGTCCAATTAACACCCGTTGATCC
- the LOC141907961 gene encoding acyl-CoA-binding domain-containing protein 6-like → MAASSDCRSRIEFQFRKASAHLSTIADTLESEELLYFYSRFKQANEGPCDQPKPGLFDFQGKQKWEAWKKLGTKTREEAMVEYIEQLSKIDRDWEMKSSGDCKVGFGIGVSTLYREEAEVAPENKTIFDWCIEGNVENVERNLKAETINIKGDDGLGLIHWACDRGCIDMVRLLLKCNADINLQDSDGQTGLHYACSCDHSDVTELLLSEGADITIKDAEGLTAMDTTDNEKIKALFDIQR, encoded by the exons ATGGCGGCCTCCAGTGATTGCCGTTCACGAATCGAATTTCAGTTTCGAAAGGCTTCTGCTCATTTGAGTACGATTGCGGACACTTTAGAATCCGAGGAACTGTTATACTTTTATTCTAGATTCAAACAA GCTAATGAAGGCCCTTGTGATCAGCCGAAGCCAGGGTTGTTTGATTTTCAAGGAAAGCAGAAATG GGAGGCTTGGAAAAAACTTGGAACAAAAACTAGGGAAGAAGCGATGGTAGAATATATTGAGCAATTATCAAAGATCGATCGTGATTGGGAAATGAAG AGCAGTGGTGATTGTAAGGTTGGATTTGGTATCGGCGTCAGCACGCTGTATCGGGAAGAGGCAGAAGTCGCACCAGAGAACAAAACAATCTTCGACTGGTGCATTGAGGGCAATGTGGAAAACGTAGAACGAAATCTAAAAGCTGAAACAATAAATATTAAAGGAGATGAT GGATTAGGTTTAATTCATTGGGCGTGTGATCGTGGTTGTATTGATATGGTTAGGTTACTATTGAAATGTAATGCTGATATCAACCTGCAG GATTCTGATGGACAAACTGGATTACATTACGCCTGTTCTTGTGATCACTCGGATGTTACCGAGCTGTTATTGTCAGAGGGTGCGGACATCACAATTAAAGATGCGGAGGGTTTGACCGCTATGGATACAACGgacaatgaaaaaattaaagcgCTGTTTGATATACAGAGATGA